The Crassaminicella indica genomic interval AAATCTGACAGCATTTGAAAATCTTTTAATTCATACAAGGCTTATGGGAATATCAGAAGAAAAGATTTATGATGTCCTTGAACTTGTGGATTTAAAGGATACAGGTAAAAAACTTACATCGCATTTTTCAATGGGAATGAAGCAAAGACTTGGAATCGCGATAGCACTTATAGGAGAGCCAGAACTGTTGATTCTTGATGAGCCAACAAATGGGCTTGATCCGGTGGGGATACAGGAGCTAAGGGAACTTATTTGCTCATTTCCCAAGAGGGGAATAACGGTTATTCTTTCAAGCCATATATTGTCGGAGGTTTCTCAAATCGTTGACAATATTGGTATTATAAGTGAAGGTATGCTTAAGTATCAGGGAAGGATAAGCCGTGGGGAAGATATTGAAGAGCTATTCATGAGCGTAGTAAAGGAGGGGAAAAGATGATAAATATAATGCAGTCGGAATTTCTAAAATATAAAAGAACATTTACAAGGAAATTGATTATTTTTGCACCACTATTTCTTGTGATATATGCACTGTTTCAAAAGCTTTTTATGCCTGCTGATTATTTAAGGCCTTGGCAGCTGCTTATAGACCTTGTATACAACTGGTCGCCTGTATTATTTATACCAATCGGAATGGCATTATTTGCAGCATTAGTGAAGTTACAGGAAGAGAAGGCAGGAAATTACCGGGGGTTGTGTACACGTAATATTTCGCCTTTTCTTATATGGGTTGGTAAAGTAATAGTAATGGCAGTACACACGCTGCTTGCTACAATAGTTTTTATTATTTCAATAATAATCTCTGGATTTATCACAGCTGGTGGGGCTGTTCCGTGGTTTAAAATTTTTGCAGGTGGGGTTGTTTTATGGGTAACATCCCTAGCATTAATACCAATACAACTATGGGCGGCTACATGGAAGGGCACATTTATAAGTATGGCTTTGGGCTTTACAGGAATGATTGCAGGAGTTATAGCTGCAGCAAAACCATATTGGGTATATGTGCCATGGAGTTGGCCTACGAGGCTTATGTGTCCAATAATAGGGATACATCCTAATGGAGTCTTATTGGAAGCATTGGATCCACTAAGAGATCCTTCGGTAATACCAATCGGGATAATACTATCGATTATGGCATTAATAATATCTACAATATTAACTGCAGTTTGGTTTACCAAAAGGGAGGTAAAATGATGAGGATATTATGGTCAGAATGGATAAAAACCAAGCGTACACCAATAAGATGGCTTGTATTTTTAATGCCGGTAATTTTTTCTGGGTTTATTATTTGGTATTATTCCAATCTAACAATAAAGGCAGATGTTCAGATATCAATATTTCAAACCTTTTTTGAAATCTGGTCGGTACTGATTATTCCATTAGGTGCTGGCTTAATATCTGGCCTTATGATACATCAGGAAGAGCTTGCTGGAAGTTTCAATGGCCTTCTTGGTGCAAAATTGCAAAGGCGTGATTTATACCTTGGAAAACTTGCAATTATTATTTTGTGTGTATCAGTAAGTACTTTGATTGCTGTGGTGACACTTGGGGTTGGATTAGTTTTTATATTAAATATATCAATAACATGGTGGATTTTTATTGTATCAGCTATAATGCTGATAATAGGAATGCTTCCATTATTGGCATTTCATCTATGGATAAGCTTTGCCTGGGGAATGGGTGCATCAATAGGCATTGGAGGAGGCGGTATGCTTATAGCAGCACTCATGGTAACAAGTCTTGGCGATAAAGTGTGGAAGTTTGTGCCGTGGGCATGGCCTGTAAGATTATCGATTCTTCCAGGAGCTTACCTGCTATATAAGCTTGGCATGAAATATCCCCCAGAGCTTGTTTCTTCGGGATATATAATAAATCAAATTTTAGAAGGGCTTATACCGACTTTGACACTTTTTATAGTAATGCTGATCTGTGGTATAATATGGTTTAAAAAGTGGGAAGGAAGAAAAGTGTATGAGTAAAATCTTAATTATAGATGATGAAGAAGATATTGTTGAACTTCTAAAGGATTCTCTGGAAAGCAAAGGACACATCGTCTTAACTGCCCGTGATGGAATTAAAGGGGTAGAAATGGCAAAGAAGCAGCCGGAACTTATAATACTCGATATTATGATGCCGGGAATAGATGGATATGAAGTTTGCAGAAAAATAAGGGATATAGTTTTATGTCCCATAATATTTTTAAGTGCAAAACAATCTGAAACTGACAGAATTAAAGGTCTTGCTCTTGGTGGGGACGATTATGTAGTAAAGCCCTTTAGCCTAAAGGAACTTCTTGCAAGAGTTGAAGCACATTTGAGAAGAGAGAAAAGAGCAGTTTTTCTCAATGAAACAGGGAAAAGGGTGTTTTTAAATTTCGGAAAGCTTACAATAGATTTAAGGTCTCGCCAGGTACGGATAAATGATATTCTTGTAGCTCTTACGAAGCGTGAATTCGATATTATTGAGCTGTTGTTATTACACCCTGGGCAGGTATTTTCAAAAGAACAGATATACGAAAAGGTATGGGGTTATGACGCAGAGGGGGATTCCTTTACAGTAACGGAACATATAAAAAATATTAGAGCAAAGTTTAGTGAAATAGACCCAGATACTCAATATATCTCTACGGTATGGGGAATAGGCTATCGCTTTGAGAAACTTAAATAGGATAATTTGAAATTCATAAGGAGATTCAAATGCTGGAAAAAAAACCTTTAAAGACACAATTTATAATAAGTTTTACATTGATTATTATAATAAGTCTGCTTGCAACAATGCTTACTTACTATGCTGGATATAGTATATATAGAAGGATTGAATACAAGAGACTATATCCTGCAAACTATTATGAAAATAAAATTCCTGAAATTGAGGAGTATATACGTAAGGCAGATTCTTTTATATTAAGTGAGGAGGGAAGACGGTCCCTTGATAAAATAATTCCTTTTGAAGGTATAGTATATCAAGTTATAGATGAAAGCGGGAATAAAATATATGGAACGGATAATTATGATATTATCAAGAGCAAAGAGGAATTATACAAAAGAATCAACACCACAATTGGAACAAGAGAGGGATATGCTAAAACTATTCCAATATTTGATTCTAAGGGAAAAATGCTTGGGGCTGTCTCGCTATATTATACAATAAAGCCCTATTATTTTAATAAGTCGGATAAAATATGGATAATCCCATTATTTATCGTAATTATTTTTTCTCCTTTTATTTATATAATAATTTTCACACTGTTTTTTTCAAGAAAATTTGCGTGTAATATAGGAAAACCTGTTGATGTGCTTATAAGGGCGTCAGAAAAGGTTAAGGAGAAGGATCTTGATTTTGAAATAGAATATAATGCTGATAACGAACTTGGAAAACTTTGTACTGCTTTTGATGAAATGAAAAATGAGCTTAGACAATCCCTAATTTTACAATGGAGGATAGAGCATGAAAAACATGATATGGTTGAGGCTCTTGCGCATGACCTTAAAACGCCTTTTTCTGTAATACAAGGATATGCTGAATCCTTGTTGGATAGTGGTTGTAACGACAAGCAAAAAATAGAAAAGTATTTACGGGTAATAGAAGCAAATGCATATAAAGGCTCGAGATTGATAAAGGAGATGCTCTACGTTTCTGAATTGGAAAGCACTGACGAAGGGCTTCGTATTGTTTCGATGGATATAGAAGCTTTTTTAATTGGGAAAAAAGAAAGCTATGAAATAATTACAAAGGATAAAGGGATATATTTTAATGTTAATATTAACTATGAAAATCATAATAAAAAAGTAATTCCTGTTGACGAAAATAAACTTGAGCGTATTCTGGATAATATTGTATTAAATGCTATTCGCTTTACACCTGAAAACGGAATAATAACAATAGATGTCTACATCAATAGTGAAAGTATTCGTTTTAAAGTATGTGATACTGGCAATGGATTTAGCAGTGAAGATTTGGAAAATGGTTTCAATAAATTCTATAGAGGTGATAAATCACGATCTTCCAAGAATGGTCATGCAGGACTCGGCCTTTACATTGCAAAGAAGTTGGTTAATATGCATGGAGGAAGCATTAAGGTATTTAACTTAAAGGATGTCGGAGCCTGTGTAGAGTTTGATTTATATTTCTCACCAAATAATAGTGATACTATAGATTACTGATAGAAGTATCAAAAGTGGAAGTGAATGATATGGTGAGACTCAATTTATAATTATTTTTCTTCCCATTTTTTAAATATAATAGAAATAAAACTACTCCTGAATTGATAGAAAAGGTGCTAAAGATTTATGATCAGGATTATTTACAAAATGGTAAAGTAAAAGCTACTTATCATAATTTATTTTTTTATATAAGAGCGAAATATGTATGCTAAAAATAAAAGAATCCTTCTTAGATAAGTCAAGAAAGATTCTTTTATTTTTATACAATATTTATCGTATATTTTTCTTGTGTGCCTAAATCGAGTAGAAATTCGGCAATATCTTTTGAGGCATTTGGTTTTTTTAGTCTAGCCATATTTTGTTTGAAAATATTATATTTTTCTAGATCTTCTTTTAACAAATTGATACAAGAAATAAGCGAGTTAGGACTATTGGCTATCATACCTATGCCATTATTTAATATAAATTCTGTATTTCGTTCCTCTTGACCGGGAAGCTTAGAGGTAACGATGATAGGAAGTTCTTTATTAAGGGATTCAGTAACAGTTATTCCACCAGGCTTTGTAATAATAAGGTCGCTTACGCTCATAAGCTCATCTATATTATTAACATAGCCAAATACTTTTAAATTAGGTCGATCAATTTTTTTAAGATATTTGTATAAATCCTCATTTTTACCTGTAACAACTAATAATTGAAGGTCCATGTTATAAGTAAATAGATAATTTAATGTATCTGTAATGTTACCAAGACCTAAACCTCCTCCCATAATTAGGGCAGTGAATGTGTTTTTTATTTTTAGCTCTGAACACAATTTATTTCTATCTGGATGAAGATTAAATTTTTCATCTACTGGGATGCCGAAAAATTTAGCTTTTTCCTCTGGAATTTGCCAATACTGAAACTGATAGGCAAAGGTTTCAGATGGGAAAATATAATAATCTACTTCTTTATTTATCCAGCTTGGATGTATTGTGTAGTCAGTAAGGATGGTGACCAAGGGGATGTTGATTTTACCTTTTCTTTTCATAACAGATAAAGCTTCTGCAGGGAATGGATGTGTACATACAATTACATGGGGCTCAAAATCTGCTAATAGCTTTGAAAGCTTTCTTGACAATAATATTTGATTTAAAAATTCGCTTACATCAGAAATAGAACTATCGGTATATTCAGAACGATTGTAAATAAATCTATATAGAGCAGGCATATATTTAATTGATTTCATATATGTCTCAATAATAATTTTATGAAGATGATGATGCATATAGTTGAAAGTATCAATAATTCTTATATTATGATGATGCCAATGATTTTTAATATGTGCTGCAACCGTTTTGGCAACTTGATTGTGACCTTCTCCAGCAGACACAGTAAAAAATAATATATTCATATAGCTCACCTCCTAAGTGAATATTATACCATTTTTAAGTAAAGTTTTAACCATTATCTAAAGAAAATATACTTTTTTTAAAAGCATACAAAAAATTCCATATGATTATTTTAATGAATGCTTTTATAATGAGCATATAGTATTTTGCATAAGCGTATGTTAAAATAGGTTTTATATTAATAAAACTATTTTAGGAATGCAAATATTTATGGTGGTGATCATTTGAAAAAATATATTTTAGAAAAAATATCGAATACTTTATTAAGTAAAATTTTTCATATAGCTTCTTTTGAAGCTGTGGACTGGATATGGGTCAATAAAGAAATATTTAAAGACTTATTATATAACCTAGATTTAGATAAAGAATTTGATGAAAAAATACTAGATAGCTTTTTAGAAGCTGTTGATGATAAAGAGATTATTAATGCACTGATAAACCCTTTTCAAAAAGAAGGATATACACCGATCAATCAATGGTTATTTGCAAATTTTGAAAAAGGATATAAAATCACAGAGGACATAGAGACGATTATATTTGTAAAAGAGAAATACTACAGAAAGCTTTTGATTAGAGCGATGCATCAATACAGTTGGATTTTAAAGGCAATGGCAATCGATACGTATAAAATGAGGATAGATGATAAAAGCTTAAAAGAGATTTATGAAGAGTTATATGATGAAAATACCCGTATTGTTGAAGAAATATTATCAAAGGGGCAGTATGAGTTTTTGATAGGAGTTTGGAAATTTATACAAGATACAAAAGAGTTATATTTTTATAAGGCAGGTAAATTTTTTAATAGCTGGTCACAAGGGGAAGTAGATGCTAAATTTGAAGAATTGATTTTAAAATAGATTTTAGGGACTTTTTTCCTAACAATATCTAATTTTTGATCGAAATAGCCATTTTTTCATGCTTTAGTGCTATAATAAAAAGTAGATATGTACTATATTCTGGAAGGGGATTTTCATGAAAGGAAGCACAAAGGACATCAAAAAAATTGCAGATCAAATTGAGAGAGCAGAGGCAGTAGGAAATAAACTACAGTTAGAAAAATTGATAGATGAAATGATCCGAACTTGTAAAAATATAAAGCTTGAATTAGAAGAGAAAAAGAAAATAGCTTATGAGATAAAATTAGAAAAGATTAATACAATTCCTTTTGTTTATAAGCCTGTATTAAGAAAAAATTATTATGAAGGTACTTATTTAGAAGAATTTGCTGAAAGAAGAACTGCTGAATTGAAAGATGCAAAAGCATTAGATATACATAATAGATTTTGGCAAAACCATGAGGTACTAAGAGGGAATATATTTGGCTCTGTTCCTGCAGAATTAATCGGTAAGGATGCAGTCAATAGATTAACTTATTTTGGATGGGATGAAGTTGATGTGAATGTACTAGAAGTACAAGAGCGTAAATGTGATATGAAAGCATTAGTAGAGTATTGTGAACTGCATTTTAGTCATTTTCTTATTGTAAACGAAAAATCAACAGGGACTGAACTTATTCTACATTATGATATCTAAGAAGGTGTTATATTGATCAAGAGCAAAAAAAGAATAGAGAAGATATTTGCAATTTCTATTGTAACTGTATTTATGGGGCAGATTTATTTAAGTCCTTTTTCGACAACATTTCGGTTTTCTTTAGGGGTTATTGTTCTTTCGCTTTTGCTAATCTACTTTAAAAACATTTCTATTATTACTACTACAAATGTTGTAGGGATATGTGTTTTTGTATTTCGATCTTTTGTATATATGGTATCTTACCCAGAAGTTGGTTTTGAAGAAGTAATCTCCATTTATTATCCTGTAGGAATATTTTATATATTGTTTGGGATATTATTCAAAATATTAGATATAAGAAACAAATTGAATAAATCTATTTTGTTTATAGCATCTTTATGGTTTTGTGATAGCATTTCAAATATGGTAGAGGTTTTTTTGAGAAAGGAAATGGGTGCATATTCTTTTGAAAGAGTGACGTTAGCTATTATTTTAATAGGAATGATTCGGGCGATTTTTACTATTTATATTTACCATGGGGTTCTTTATTACAAGGACAGATATGATAGAGAACAAAGAGAAAAGAAATATAGAGAGCTAATTATGCTTATTGCAAATTTAAAAGCAGAGTTGTTTTTTTTAAGAAAATCCACTATTGATATTGAAAATGCTATGAATAAAAGTTATGAACTATATGAAAAACTTCGGGAATCTACTTTAAGAGATCATGCTTTGCTGATAGCGAAGGATATACATGAAATAAAAAAGGATTATATTCGTGTGGTTACAGGAATAGAAAAAACATTAAAGGAAGAAAATGATAGCCTATATATGAGTATAGAAGAGATTCTTACTATTATTAAGGGGAGTACACAAAAGCTTATTGATATGCAAGATAAAAAGATTATTCTTAGGCTTAAATACAAACATGATTTTAAAACAAATCAATTTTATCCATTGATTTCCATATTGAATAATTTAATAATCAATGCAATAGAAGCAATAGAGGACATTGGCGTGATTACTGTCATAGAGAAAATAGATGGAGATAATTGTGTTTTTCAGGTTATAGATAATGGTAGTGGTATAGAAATAGAGGATATGGATTTAATTTTTGAACCAGGGTTTTCTACGAAATTTAATATGAAAACTGGAGAAATGTCAACAGGAATAGGGTTGACGCATGTGAAGCATATTATTGAAAATCATTTTAATGGAAAAATTCATGTGGAATCAGAAAAAAACAAAAAAACTATTTTTACTGTAATTATTCCAATGAAAACAATGATACAAGGGAAGATGTAAAGTGAATCATAGATTTTATATTATAGATGATGATAAAGGAGTTAGAAGAGTTTTAAAAAATATTATTATCCAGTATGATTTAGGAATTGTAATAGGAGAAGCAGACAATGGGAAAGATGCAATAAAGGATATTCAGGCATTAGATCCTCATATTGTATTGGTAGATTTATTACTTCCAGGGTTAGATGGAATTAGTATTGTGACAGAAATAAAAAAAATGAAGTGTGCTGTAAACTTTATTATGATTTCACAAGTAACATCAAAAGAGATGATATCAAAAGCATATACTATGGGGATAGAATTTTTTATAAATAAGCCTATTAATGTTGTGGAAGTCATATCTATTATCAACAAAGTAAAAGAAAAATTAAACATGCACGAAGTGATAAGCTCTTTTGAACAGGCTTTTCATAATATGAGCATGTTAAAAGATTATAAAAGTAATATAAAGATACCGACTGTTTCAGAAAGGGATCGTATTAAGAAGGTGCTTTCCCAGTTAGGGATTCTTGGAGAAGCTGGAAGTAATGATCTTGTTGAGCTACTTTTATTAATTTTGAAACAGGAAGATACAGAAAAAAATGGATTATTAAACCGAAAATTATCAGAATTATATAAAATGTTAAATAAAAGATACCAGAATGATCACAAAACTTCATGTAATATAGGTGCTATAGAGCAGAGGATTAGAAGAGCAATAAATAAAGCATTGAAAAATATCGCAAATATGGGAATTGAAGACTATGGAAATGAATTTTTTATAAGATATTCAAATACATTATTTGATTTTAAGGAAGTAAGAAAACAAATGGATTTTGCTAGAGGGAAATCAAATTATGGTGGGAAAATTAGTATTAAAAAATTTATTGAAGGAATTATTGTTGAATTGAAAAATGTATTTTAAAAAGAGTCAAAGCTTTTAAAGCTTTGATTTTTATTACTGTCAATAATTAGATAATTCAATAATATGCAAGATGGTGTGAGTATTATTTCGTAGGAAGCTGTTGGATTCTGTAGGGAGGTATATATGATTACAATAGATAAATAAAAAGAAAAAGGAGGATATGTATGAGTAATAAAAAAATGGGTTTAACAACCAAAATATTTATCGGATTAATTTTAGGTCTTATTACAGGTCTTATTCTTAACAAAATGGGACCATCTTATTTACGTGATAATATTTTAGTAGGAGGTGTATTTACACTTGTAGGAAAAGTATTCTTAAATGCTATTAAGATGATGGTTGTACCATTGGTATTTATTTCTTTAGTCAATGGTGCTGCATCTATTTCTGATATTAAAAAACTTGGTAGAGTTGGAAGCAAAACCATTGGATTTTATCTTGTAACAACAGCAATTGCTATTTCTATTGCAATAGCTCTTTCAACATTTGTTCAACCAGGGGTTGGACTAGATATGTCAGCTCTAGTGAAAACAGAACCAACAATTAAGGAAAGTAAGCCTTTGGTAGATGTAGTCATAGATATGGTACCGACAAATCCTATTTCAGCAATGGCGAATGGAAAAATGCTACAAATTATAGTGTTTGCAATTTTAATGGGTACAGGAATTGCAGCATTAGGAACAAAACTTCAATCTGTGAAAGATGCATTTGATAAAATGAATGACTTGATGATGAAAATGGTTGAGTTTGTTATGCTTTTAGCACCTGCTGGTGTATTTTGTTTGATTGCTAAGACTTTCTCAGGATTAGGATTTTCAGCTATGAAGCCTCTAGCAAAATATATGTTCTGTGTATTATTTGCATTAGTACTACATGCAGGCTTTACTTATACAGGATTATTAGTAGGATTTACAAGATTGAATCCAATTAAATTCTTTAAAAAATTCTGGCCTGCTATGGGTGTTGCATTTTCAACTGCAAGTTCAAGCGCTACTTTGCCTGTAACATTAGAAACTGTTGAAGAAAAGCTTGGGGTAGATAAGAGTATAGCATCCTTTACAATTCCTCTAGGTGCAACGATCAATATGGATGGAACTGCTATTATGCAAGGAGCTGCAACTATATTTATTTCACAGCTTTATGGAATTGATTTGACAATGGGGAATATATTGACAGTTATATTAACAGCAACACTTGCTTCAGTAGGAACAGCAGGGGTTCCAGGAGTTGGATTGATTATGCTTTCTATGGTGCTTCAAGCAGTAGGATTACCAATAGAAGGAATTGCTATGATTATAGGTATAGATAGAATTTTAGATATGTGTAGAACAGCTATTAATATTACTGGAGATGCTATGTGTACAGTAATTATTGCAAAATCTGAAGGAGAATTTAATGAGGCTATATATAATTCAGAAGTAAAAGAAAAGGTAATTGAATAATAAAAAGGGGATGAGAAGTCATCTCCTTTTTATTATAAGAATTTTTCTTTTACCTTATTCCAAAAATCATAATCCTTTAATCTTAATATTTTAGGTCTTAAGTCGGACATTTTTAAATGAATTTCTTCGATTTCATAGTGTTTGTATTCCATACCGTCTGTGATGATAAGGATAGAGTTTTCAAAAGTGTACTCAGGAAATATTTTTATAGTAGAATTTTCAGGTACAATAATACTAGAGGTAAAAGAACGATAAGCAGTAGTAGTAATAGGTGCTATAGGAGTTATTTGCAATAGATTAAGTCTTGGATCTACAATACTTCCACCTAGAGAATAATTATAAGCAGTACTTCCTGTAGGGGTTGCGACTAAAACACCATCTCCACTAAATTTCTCTAAAAAACTATCATCTAATGAAATATTAAGATGAATAGTTCTGGATTTGTCTCCTTTTATAGCTATTTCATTTATTCCAATTATTTCAATACAGTGAGTTTTTGTACATACAAGAGCTTCAACAGGATGAAGCTCTTGTATAATATAATCGCCTTTTTCATAACGAAAAATAAATTCATCTAATTGATATGGTGATAACTCCTGAAAGAAACCTAAGTGTCCTGTATTGATACCGATAATCGGCATATCAGGAAAATTGTTTTCATGTAATGTGCGAAGAAAGGAACCGTCTCCTCCAATGCATATAATTAAATCTGCGTTTTGGTCAAATTCTTCTGGTACGAAGAATCCATTTTTTTCAAGCTTGTGTTTTAAAACTCTACTAGTTTCTTTAGAAATAGGACGATTGTTAGATACGACATTTACTATACGTGTTTTAATATTGCTCATGATATCAGCTTTATAAGATCTATAAAAATCTTAATAAATATATATAAATTATAGATTTTATTCATACACTCAATATTTTTACAATATTAGTGTACATAATAGCATTTCTCTACAATGCTATACCGCAAGCCAACGGTACTTTTGTTCACTTCCTTTCTTAAAATCAAGCAACTAATTTTCCAAAATGAAAATGTAGAGTAGTTACTTGATTTATATTCTTATAATTCAATGTTTTATTTTTATTGTGTTTATTAAAAATGTTGATGCTTGAATTAATATCCCTATCTAATGTCATACCACACGTACACTTATAAACTCTTTTTGATAATTCCATGCTCTTTCGATTACCACAATTTGAACAAGTTTTAGAGGTATAAGCTTCATTTATATAAACCACTTTAACATCATGCAATTTTGCCTTGTATGTTAAAAATGTCTTGAATTTACCTAACCCCCAATTTTCTTTTATACTTCTGTTTAATTTTGTTAAATTTGATTTTTTAATCATTTGCTCTTGTGATAAATCTCCAAGAATTAATTCTTTATTATTTAAGACTAAATATTTTGTTATAGTATGAATAAAATGCTCTTGTTGTTTCTTTCTTTTCTCATATAATCTTTTTAAAGCCTTAGTTAACTTTTTATATCTTCCACTACCCTTTTTCTTTGTATCTCTCATTGACCTTACTTCATCTATTTTTTTATTCCAATACT includes:
- a CDS encoding NAD(+)/NADH kinase yields the protein MSNIKTRIVNVVSNNRPISKETSRVLKHKLEKNGFFVPEEFDQNADLIICIGGDGSFLRTLHENNFPDMPIIGINTGHLGFFQELSPYQLDEFIFRYEKGDYIIQELHPVEALVCTKTHCIEIIGINEIAIKGDKSRTIHLNISLDDSFLEKFSGDGVLVATPTGSTAYNYSLGGSIVDPRLNLLQITPIAPITTTAYRSFTSSIIVPENSTIKIFPEYTFENSILIITDGMEYKHYEIEEIHLKMSDLRPKILRLKDYDFWNKVKEKFL